The DNA sequence TTAAAGGAGCCATTTGACCCAATATGACTAGCTTTAAAGTAAAAACTCAGCCCAGAGGAGCTGTGCTTGATATTCCTAGCTTGTTCGAATAGCAAAGCAGTGTCGACATCCATTAGCCGACAAATTCCAAGGCCTCCCTCATCTTTAGGTTTACATACCTGATCCCATTTGAAAGTGATAGCCTTTGAAGAGTCCGAGTCACCAGTCtaaatgaaatttctcatccacatttctaataaaataatcaTGGATGAGGGCCACCAGTACACTGACATGCTGTGAGAGGGCATACCTGAGATCACAGATTGGACTAACTGCACCCTTCCTGCCATAGACAATAGTTTGCCTTTCCATCCTGTAAGACGACTCTTGATTTTATCCATGACTGCCAAAAAGGGTTGCTGATGGACTCTTCCTTTGAAGATATCTACCCTAAGTTATTTTGTGGGGAAATTACATATAGGAATACCCAGGGTATCAGCAATGGCTTGCTTTGTAGAGGAATGAATTCTCCTCAGGAAAAGCTTGCTCTTCTCCAAATTGATCTTTTAACCCAAGAAATCCTggtatttttgaagaaaaaccTTTAAATTTCTCACATACTTATTGGATGCATATATGAAGATGAAAATTTCATCTGCAAAGAGCAAATGGGCTAGAACATCTATCCCTCTCGGTCTCGAAGAGATTTAATCTTCctttgagaagagagaaatttaaGGCCTCTGCATAGGACTTCCTctgttaaaataaataaaatatgggaGATTGGATCACCTTGGCAGAGCCCTCTCTCAACAACAAACTAGCCAACAGGCCCTCCATTTAATCAAACTGAGATCTTTGAGGAGGTGAGAATCTAAGAAATCCAGAAGACCCACCTCTCTGAGAATCTAAATTTCTCAAGGACcttgaaaataaaatcccaagaaaAAGTATCAAATGCcttctggatatcaatttttatgCCCATTCAACCTCCTCGAGTAGATATATGCATGAGGTTGGCTAGTTCAAACAAATCCTCATGGAGGTTAAAATTGTTGCAAATTAAATATAATTGctcatttgtttccaagcttCTGTGCTAGACAGTTATTAAATTCGctgaattattcgcgaataattcgtgCAAAtagaatttttccgaattaaatgaaaaattctgaCCAAATCCGAATTATAAATAGAATTCGGTAAAAATCGCGATTTTTTCTAATTGGATTTAAAAACGTGAATATATCGGATCGAACCgttttaaaccgaattattcggttcaaacacactttactaaaaaaaaaatcgaataacaaagccaaaagccaaagccGAGGGTTTCGTCTTCTTCGTTCTGCTTCTCCCAAAACCCACTTCTTCCTTCTGCTTCTCCGGTTCTCCCCCAGATCTTTGCCGCTCAAAACTTCATCGTGATTTGCTCCCAGTTGCCGTGCGGGGATTGGAGCCTTCGAGGCATGCTGCCTTTTAGATCCTCTCCCCAGTAAATTTGATTTTCCCATCTTCCCATCATTCCAAAATCTCCACTTCCCCCAAACCCTCATCCTCTCCATCTCCGACCGGCGACTCTCTCAGTCACTTGATGTCTCTGTTTCTTCCAATCCATGTCTCCGGTGACTTTGTGAGTTCGTGAGGGTCGGTGAGTTCGTGACTCGTGACTCGTGAGGTCAGGGAGACAGGGACTCAGGGCCAGGGTGCGGCGGCCGACGGGTGCCGAACTGCGTTGTTTGAAAAATTCTGAACATTTTTCCTTCGAGAGGACTGGTTAGTGCTGCATCAGgcaaaggtgtttgattttcgGTGTTGGATTTTATTCTGCTAGCTCTTCAATagaatttcaccaaaaaaatggtACATATGAAGCCATTTCActctctttcactctcttgctTCTTCTAAAGTCTCTGTAATCAgtcattttttttctactttgcTTTGGGTTTGCTAATTTTTCTATTAGGGTTTTTGCTTATTTCGATATCTGAATGCGTTTAAGATCCAACATTTCTTGATGCTCTCGAATTTTTTAAGttctgatatttttttatttttctgaaattagttggaaaatttagggttttaacaTACTGATCATCTAGTTTTGTGTTGTTCTCATTAAATGATGAAATCACACTAGAATATGCAAGCTTTGAGTAGAAGTTGATGGATTTCTAAAGTACATCAATTTCTCAAGCTTTCTTCACTCGGGTTTGCTTCCGGACCATAAGGGATTCAGAATCAAGGCTGTGATCTTTCTTCTCAGTTTCCCAATCTTTATTATTCTGTTAATTGGTTGTTGGGGTTGGCTCTGCTTCTGCCGGCCGGATATCTTGCCATCACTCTTCTCTGCTGGTTGCAGCCTTGCAGGTATGTGTTCTTCAATTTTAAAGATCTATAATTTCTTACCGTGTTAAAGATCTAAtgattttttggtttcttctatTGAAAAGATGGTAGTATACAAGATATATGTTGTAACTAACAAAGCCTATTTGTATAGTTATCCCagcttttcttttgttgtttttgtattCACTGTACAGTCTTGGGGTTTGATATGATGTGGTTTAGCAGAAATAAACCTGAAAATTAATGTGTAGTGTTAGATATATTGAGCTGCTTAAATGTTGAGAGAAGACATTATCATCATATATGTGTATTATGGAAAATCCATAGTTGTCTTGCATGCATGTCAAACCACGGTGTTTCATGAACCATCTGCATTCATGGATGACAATTTGATATGTGAGATTAATTTACTGTTGTTTGCACCTGCTGCACTTCTCTCTATTTGCATTCTTGTGCTTTCCCTTTGCCAGTACAAACTAGGTGAATCTAGTAATATCTCCATGCCATTGTACAAAAAATAGGGGCAGATTGAATGTGGCATAGGGGCTGGGTCTACTATTTTGACAGCTTTGGGTtggaaaaattaaaggaaagaatGCAATTTTGAGTGAAGGGTTGTTTGATGCTTATTTTTCTCTGTTGATTGTATTGTACCTTTGGTCATGCATTGTTAAAGGCTATGCATGTTAGTgggacttgaaaacttgattctttAATTATCCAGAGGCTATTTGCTTATGTAATGTAATTATTAATATCAGAtgtatttgtttgtttatatgaaatgatttatgttttttttttttttgtgtttcaacttttaacaaataggaaaaatgggaagacaaaaagaaaagttttggcAACATGCTGAGCAACTTGATAGTTcacatttcaaatgcaaattttgtgaaaaacaaGTTTATGGAGGGGTCACTCGAATCAAGTATCATTTAGCTAAGGTTAGTGGTCATGATGTTGCCTCTTGTGAGAAAGTATCAGATGATGTCCAAGCAGAAGCTCTTCTTGCTATTAATTCTGAATCAAGTAGCAAAAAGCGGAAGAGTTGTACCAGTGGTGAGAGTATAGTTGGTTCTTCTCCTTTAGCTATAACTAATCAAAGGCAGTCCACAATGGAGGAAATGATCTCTAAGATGGACAAATCAACTTGGGAGAAATCTCTTCGTgatctttttattaaaaataacatttctttcaatgttgttCAATCGGATGCTTTCATCAATTTTGTGAAGTGCACAGCCCGTTATGGTCCTAGTGTTCCTATTCCAAGTTATGGAACCCTTCGTGGAAGAATAATTCCTGAAGCAAGAAAGGACCTTGAAAAATATGCtgaagaagtaaaattttcttggaAGCAAACTGGTTGTACATTCATGTCTAATTCATGGACTGACTTGAAGAAGCGGTCTTTTCTTAATGTGATTGCTTATTCCCCGGGTGGTGCTCTCTTTTTGAAGTCAGAGGAGTGTTCTCATGCTAAATTGACTGCTtcttatatatttgatattcttgacAGAGAGATTGAAAGTATTGGCCCAAATTTAGTGGTTTAGCTAATTTCAGACAATGCATCCAATTATTCAAGTGCACTTGATATGCTTACTGGAAAGTATCGTTGGTTGTTTAAGACTCGATGTGCAGCCCATGGTATCAATCTAATGTTGAAGGATATCTATGAAAAGGTTTTTTGGgttcaagaaatttttgatGAGGCGAAAAGAATTATTGACTACTTGTACAAGTCAATAATTGTCTTACAGTTGATGAGAAGTTTCACAAACAAGGATCTAAAATATCCTTACAAAACTAGATTTGCTTCAAACTTTTTAATCCTTCAGTCAATTgttgaagtggaagagaagcTTAGACTCCTAGTTGCATCAGCTGAGTGGAGGAGTCTAAGAAATTCGAGATCTTTAGAAGCAGATCGAGTAGTGGACATTATTCAAAGGGAGTCGTTTTGGaatgattcaaaagagattttgagatttatggaACCAATCATTCGAGTTCTCCGTTtggttgatggtgatggggctACATCAGGGTATTTGTATGAAGCAATGGAAAGAGCAAGAGAGGTATTAGAGAAGCTTTATGAGGAAGACCACCAGTAtgaccaaattttgaaaatctttgataagagaagagatgaaaatattttgggTATCATTCACTATGCAGCTGCTGTTTTCAACCCCActtatttttttagtgaaagatTCAAAAAGATTCCTCAAATGAAAGATGCAACAGATTTCATTGGTGAGATAGTGGTTCCACATGAGATGAGAGAATATTATGGACAGCTAACAATATACCACATGAAGTCTAGCACTCTTTTTACTCCCAGTGCCAAGATGGTGATGGAAACTAGTCATCCTTGTAAGTgtaataattattttctttttaaaatttttagtttattatttcttatgtaaaaattacttgtcttttaaaattgtttatttatatatatatttttgccAATGATAGGGGTTTGGTGGCATATACAAGGTGATGCTATTCCTATCTTACAGAAGTATGCCATTCGAATATTGAGCCAACCATGTAGTTCTTCGgcttgtgagagaaattggagtgcCTGGGATGCAGCACAAACCAAAAAGAGGAATAGATTATCAACAACGATGTTAGATGATTTAGTCTATGTGAGAATGAATTCGTTGATGATGGAAAAAAGGGGTGAACTTGAACAGAAAAACATGTTACCCATTAATCTTGACAATATTAGTGTCAATGATTTTGATCAGCGCATTGAGGACGTTGATAAAGAGCTAGAGAGATTgttggatgatgtggatgatagcATTGCTGAAGACTTGCTATTTGGTGCAAGTGCTAGTTTTACTGAGAGTGAGACTCAACCCCCAGATAGTATATAATGATTTAGTTGAGTACTTAAGTTATGGTGATGTAATAACTATTGTTAtgcttttgtggatgttttgctttatttagaatagtttttccttttaagcatgAATTATAGAATTATATGAGTCATGGACTCATGGATTAAATGAagtgattttgaacttttatgtTCCTACAGGATAATTGGTAGAAGCATTAAAACATGCATTAGAAATTGAATTACTGTAACCATTGCTTTCATCACTCAATGACAacttttttctagtttttttactgcattgtatatttgaactacaataattttctctttttaggtgtacatatcaagttaattacttaataaataaaatagatacaataaattataaaaataacatccgaattttttgcccaacttttatttttgtactcgaataattctcgaatccgaatctgaatccgatttttattttttccgcttttttgaccggaCCCTTAAATTAACTAaacgaattattccgaataattcttcggccgaataattcccgaatccaaatttgctaactatggttcgAACTAGAATAGGATGAATCCCTTCCCCTTTGGAGCCAACGAGACTTTTCCCTTCAAATTCCAAAGATCTCTCGCCTCCTTTCTGATGGTGTCCCTAGAAATAAATCTGATGTTCGTTCTACCGATTAAGGCAAAACGGAATTGTTCGAGTCTCTCCTCATAAGCCTCTTGAGGTATTCCCATCTTGGTTAAGGATCCTGCGTGAATCGGTTCAAGAAGATCGTCCAACTCAGGTAATCCTCCTCCCACCACTGTGGAGTAGGTGATCTTAGCATTTGGAGGAACTTCAGTAGCTTAATGGTATCCACCCCCGGATTCTCTAGTACATGACTAAGGAAGTCAGTGATCAGGGACTGCCTTCCCTGAGCTCTCTGGGAACAACCATCTGGATCATGACCATCCCCTAGATTCCGAACCTCCTCcccagagcttctctctccacTCATGTCGCACATCACTTCTAGTAAATATTATCTTCAATGCTTCATACTTTCATTAATCATTGCAGCCAGATAAAtggaaattttcaatttcaatagAAAACTCATCCACCAATCACTGCTCATTTCATACTTCTTAATTAACCCTTTGCTTCAGATGACTTTTAAGATTGAGGATATTCCCTTGAAGAATCCTCTTATCTGATGACCCATTTTCTACAGTTGGCAATTTGTTGTAAGCTGAGTTTTTAGGACTTGtgctctactttttttttttttggtagaaggacTTGTGCTCTACTTATTTGGTAGTGTTCTAAGTCTTCCCATGTATTATTTTTGGTTGTCATGGAATATTTGGACAGTAATCCtgtacatctttttttttttttaatactcatTTGCTAATagattagcaaaaaaaaaaaaaaaaaaaaggaagaacatCTTGGATGGGATTTGGGTTTGTGGGTATGAAAGAGACTGAAAGATTGGAAAAGAGTCTGACAGTGTAATACAATTAACATAATCTATCATTACTTTTTAAAATTACCCTTGTTGATTCTAGTTTTCAAACTCGAACACGTCTTTAGTTTTTTACTGGACAAATTATTGAAAAGGTTGGGCACACCGCCAATGTAATGTgtgtctttctctcttttccgcTTTGAAAATTTCCCAAATCCCCCCCTAGATGATATCCATCTTACATCCCAATGGTGTCACCCCCTTGCTTATTGCACACTGGTGGTATACTTATTCCTCTACAACTAATAATATAAGCATCACTAGTGAGATTCATTTCACTGCACTATATGCTAGACCAGTAAAACTTAAACATCCACTGTGGGGCAAGACATAAGAAGAAGTTATGCAGTAATGTATACTGGTTTTCAACTTACCTCTAGAGGGTTAGGTGTTTCTTTTGCCTTCATCTGTTGGACACCACGACGTGGGCGTAATGGAGGTCAAAAGTTACAGGTGGTTACAAATTAAATATTGATAGCTCATCTTCTGAGCTTCTGTGCTAGATGGAGAGAATGTTGAGGTAGATGACGATGATAATAAACTGGTGCTTAATAAAGATTTGGTTGTTGTGTTATTGTCATTATTGTTCGCATACTCGATCAGCTGCTTCTTATTCTCCTCATTCTCCAAATTCCTGtaagaaaatatcaaataatGTATTAGTTTTAGGGATTAAAAATTAGAACTTGAATACTCATCTTCCTATGTAGGTGTGACCATTCTTGGATTAACTAGGCAGACCATCCCGTTTGATTTGTTTGTAACTAGTTTTAACGATGGACCAATGGATCAGGTTTTGGGACTAAACCCTATTAATTGAAATTAGGTTGTTCAAGAAATTTGGTATGGATTTCCCAGTGCATAAAGCAGCTCCGGTTCCAGTGTTATTGCCGTTGTTGCTGGCCATTTCGAGTGTTTGCTTCTTGTTCATCTCATTCTTCAAATGCTGCAAGAGAAtctcaaattaaaattttcagggCTAGGGTGTTAGaaatacagttttttttttattggctaAAATATAAGCATGTGCATATTAAGAAATGAATGGATGTGCAGTATATATTATAGTCCCAGCATACCTGGACTTCTGAAGATAGAATCAACAAACTTGAACCTCCACctatggcattgccatcaacaaagGCCAGGGcacaaacaatttcaattgGCATTGCATTAGTAGACCCTTAATCAAAAAggcaaaagaaaagataatgcACATCTATTAACTCACAAAGCTAATTGTGCCGGTTTCTCTCATTCTCTAAATATTAGGTGCAAGGGTGGAGCGTTCAAATAATCATCTTCCTCCAAGTAGAAATCCCACTAGTTTGGCCTAGTTTAGGCCCATAGTAGAATTCTACATGGGCTCAGTCCCAGGCCCAACGGCTTGAGCCCAAATTATGTTTGTTCAAGGTTGACATTTTTCACAAGCCTACAGTCCTGGCATTATTGCAACGTGGCAATTTAAAAAACAGCTGTTTTCCACAGTGTATGACTTGCCGGTAATTACGAGGTATATGGTGGGGTCAGATTGTAGCATTAATATGACATTTAGGCAATAAGTGGTGGTAATGTTACACACTTCCCCAACtatttagggtttgtttggttgaaagggaatgtaaattttttatgtaaataaaagaaaataaatttagatgtttgaatGTAATGGAAATACATGTGAAAAAATTTTACTTAAtcattaaaatttccctttttatttccccactaaaataggaagaaagaaaaaaccttactctcacgatctctctcccactctcgtGACTCTCACCCCTCTCATGACTctcaacgatctctctctctctctctctctctctctctctctctctctctctcacgcgactcaattgggtttgttttgaccaaaagactttgaGTTTGAGCCAGATGGAGCATTACTAACCTCTCGGGTATGTTTTGACTAAAAGACTTTTAGAATGGGCCTTTCAGTcattatcacttgtgatctattactgttttctttgtgatcatcttttatattattttaaatatttatttatggtgcattcattttatatatagcatgaaatggtttattttggtttgtgatagaacatagtatctgatgacattttgtttgatttggtATAGACCTAGAATGACTTGATTCACATAACCAAcataaattttgaggagctgggtgggtttttgattgaaaaatactcttccccccccccccccggatctcttttgaggagtttggttggattattagttttttttttaaattttgcatCAATTTTACattcaaccaaacaactatggtaaattaattttacttcacttctgttgcaaccaaacgactcaaaagggaa is a window from the Macadamia integrifolia cultivar HAES 741 unplaced genomic scaffold, SCU_Mint_v3 scaffold1474, whole genome shotgun sequence genome containing:
- the LOC122063838 gene encoding uncharacterized protein LOC122063838; this encodes MGRQKEKFWQHAEQLDSSHFKCKFCEKQVYGGVTRIKYHLAKVSGHDVASCEKVSDDVQAEALLAINSESSSKKRKSCTSGESIVGSSPLAITNQRQSTMEEMISKMDKSTWEKSLRDLFIKNNISFNVVQSDAFINFVKCTARYGPSVPIPSYGTLRGRIIPEARKDLEKYAEEVKFSWKQTGCTFMSNSWTDLKKRSFLNVIAYSPGGALFLKSEECSHAKLTASYIFDILDREIETHGINLMLKDIYEKVFWVQEIFDEAKRIIDYLYKSIIVLQLMRSFTNKDLKYPYKTRFASNFLILQSIVEVEEKLRLLVASAEWRSLRNSRSLEADRVVDIIQRESFWNDSKEILRFMEPIIRVLRLVDGDGATSGYLYEAMERAREVLEKLYEEDHHERFKKIPQMKDATDFIGEIVVPHEMREYYGQLTIYHMKSSTLFTPSAKMVMETSHPWVWWHIQGDAIPILQKYAIRILSQPCSSSACERNWSAWDAAQTKKRNRLSTTMLDDLVYVRMNSLMMEKRGELEQKNMLPINLDNISVNDFDQRIEDVDKELERLLDDVDDSIAEDLLFGASASFTESETQPPDSI